A single window of Nitrospira sp. DNA harbors:
- the secD gene encoding protein translocase subunit SecD, protein MKKVGGRLLALVTMVVASIIFFLPSYQPLYKELPRWVREVLPDKGVTLGLDLQGGIHLVLEVEEDRAVEIAVERTAAGLQDLLVEKKIPAESVKRTGSSQITIGFQNAELKAQVQKLLDDFPTYVEVESAGSANKVVWELRDAEIKRIKDSAINQALETIRNRIDQFGVAEPLIQRQGLKQVVVQLPGIKDAKLAKDLIKQTALLEFKLLDDENQLKLDLPGRIQKGKEREDAFLKQVEGKVPEGDQILFERIVEKDSGQEWLAPYLVKKRVMLAGDVLSDARVSIGQFNEPYVSVTFDAKGAREFDRITGENVKKRMAIVLDNTIYSAPVIQERISGGRAQITGTFSMEEANNLSIVLRAGALPAPLKIIQDLTVGPSLGQDSIEKGVKATLFAGLLVIVFMALYYRLSGVIANFALLLNLICLIGALAGLNATLTLPGIAGIILTIGMGVDSNVLIFERIREELRQGKAVRVAIDAGYDKALLTIVDSHVTTLITGFALFLFGTGPIKGFAVTLCLGIAINLFTALVGTKVVFDLFNQRRKIEQLSI, encoded by the coding sequence ATGAAAAAAGTCGGCGGACGGTTGTTAGCCCTAGTGACGATGGTGGTCGCCTCGATCATCTTTTTCTTGCCCTCATACCAACCTCTGTACAAGGAACTGCCGCGGTGGGTGCGTGAGGTCCTGCCGGACAAGGGCGTCACCCTGGGGTTGGATTTACAAGGCGGCATTCACCTGGTGTTGGAGGTGGAGGAAGATCGGGCCGTCGAGATTGCCGTGGAGCGGACGGCGGCGGGGCTCCAGGATCTGTTAGTGGAAAAGAAAATCCCGGCGGAGTCGGTGAAACGTACCGGCTCGTCGCAGATCACCATCGGATTTCAAAATGCCGAATTGAAGGCGCAGGTCCAGAAACTGTTGGACGATTTCCCGACCTATGTGGAGGTGGAGTCGGCCGGGTCTGCAAACAAGGTCGTCTGGGAGTTGCGGGATGCGGAGATCAAGCGCATCAAGGACTCCGCCATCAACCAGGCTCTGGAGACAATCCGGAATCGCATCGACCAGTTCGGTGTGGCAGAACCGTTAATCCAGCGACAGGGGCTCAAGCAGGTGGTCGTCCAGTTGCCCGGTATCAAGGATGCCAAGCTTGCCAAGGATCTGATCAAGCAGACCGCGCTGCTCGAGTTCAAATTGTTGGACGATGAGAATCAGCTCAAGCTGGATCTGCCCGGCCGAATTCAGAAGGGCAAGGAGCGCGAGGACGCGTTCCTGAAGCAGGTTGAGGGGAAAGTGCCGGAAGGCGACCAGATTCTGTTCGAACGGATCGTCGAAAAAGACAGCGGGCAGGAATGGCTGGCGCCCTATCTGGTGAAAAAGCGGGTGATGCTGGCCGGCGACGTGTTGAGCGATGCGCGGGTCTCCATCGGCCAGTTCAATGAACCCTACGTGTCCGTGACGTTCGATGCGAAAGGCGCGCGGGAATTCGACCGCATCACGGGCGAGAACGTGAAGAAGCGCATGGCGATCGTGCTCGACAATACCATCTATTCAGCGCCGGTCATTCAGGAACGAATCAGCGGCGGGCGAGCGCAGATCACAGGGACGTTTTCGATGGAAGAAGCGAACAACCTGTCGATCGTGTTGCGCGCCGGGGCGTTGCCTGCACCGCTTAAGATCATCCAGGACCTGACCGTCGGTCCGTCTCTCGGGCAGGATTCCATCGAAAAAGGTGTGAAGGCCACGCTTTTTGCGGGCCTCCTTGTGATCGTGTTCATGGCCCTGTATTACCGCCTCTCCGGCGTGATCGCAAACTTTGCGCTGTTGCTGAATCTGATCTGTCTGATCGGGGCTCTCGCCGGCTTGAACGCCACACTGACCTTGCCGGGCATCGCCGGTATCATTTTGACCATCGGTATGGGTGTGGACTCGAACGTGCTGATTTTTGAGCGCATCCGAGAAGAACTTCGGCAGGGCAAGGCGGTTCGGGTGGCGATCGATGCGGGATACGATAAGGCGCTGTTGACGATTGTGGACTCGCACGTGACGACGCTGATCACGGGGTTCGCCCTGTTTCTCTTCGGTACCGGGCCGATCAAAGGTTTTGCCGTGACCCTCTGCCTCGGTATCGCGATCAACCTCTTTACGGCGCTGGTCGGGACCAAAGTGGTGTTCGACCTGTTCAATCAGCGCAGGAAAATTGAGCAGCTCAGTATCTAG
- the secF gene encoding protein translocase subunit SecF produces MFEILGKTNIDFMGKRSITFVISGILAFLGLIAVLQIARGAANLGIDFAGGTAVQLKFEQAMKIDEARRALENNGLGSAELQEFTQDNKLLIRVKASTTIEEKVAERVMAVFSKEFPANKFVVDSSMEIGPTIGKKLQEDAMIAVLISFVGIVLYIAVRFELRFGVAAALATFHDVLAVLGVFYLLDKEITLLVITALLTLAGYSLTDTVVVFDRIRENLRTRRREDEETIINQAINQVLSRTIVTSLTVVIVLIPLVLAGAEVLHDFSLALLGGVMFGTYSSVFVASPLLLLWPGSAGGLMKRR; encoded by the coding sequence ATGTTCGAGATTTTGGGGAAGACGAATATCGATTTCATGGGGAAGCGGTCCATCACGTTTGTGATCTCCGGCATTCTCGCCTTTCTGGGTCTCATCGCGGTGCTTCAAATCGCGCGCGGCGCGGCGAATCTGGGAATTGACTTCGCCGGCGGGACGGCGGTGCAGTTGAAGTTCGAGCAAGCGATGAAGATCGACGAGGCGAGGCGTGCTCTGGAAAATAACGGCCTGGGATCGGCGGAGTTGCAGGAGTTCACGCAGGACAACAAGTTGCTCATCCGCGTGAAGGCGTCGACCACGATTGAGGAGAAGGTTGCCGAACGGGTCATGGCGGTGTTCAGCAAGGAGTTCCCCGCCAACAAGTTTGTGGTCGATTCCAGCATGGAAATCGGCCCGACGATCGGGAAGAAACTCCAGGAAGATGCCATGATTGCGGTCCTGATTTCCTTCGTCGGGATCGTGCTCTATATTGCGGTCCGGTTTGAGTTGCGGTTCGGCGTGGCCGCCGCCCTGGCGACATTCCACGATGTGCTGGCTGTGCTGGGTGTCTTTTATCTGCTGGATAAAGAGATCACGCTGCTGGTGATCACGGCGTTGCTGACCCTGGCCGGGTATTCGTTGACGGACACCGTCGTCGTTTTCGATCGTATTCGTGAGAATTTGCGGACGCGCCGGCGTGAGGATGAAGAAACGATCATCAACCAGGCCATCAACCAAGTTCTGAGCCGTACCATCGTCACCAGTTTGACCGTGGTCATCGTGCTCATTCCACTGGTGCTCGCAGGCGCCGAGGTCTTGCACGATTTCTCCCTGGCATTGCTCGGGGGTGTGATGTTCGGAACCTATTCATCGGTCTTCGTGGCGAGCCCGCTGTTGCTGCTGTGGCCCGGCAGTGCCGGGGGGCTCATGAAGCGTCGTTAA
- the yajC gene encoding preprotein translocase subunit YajC, whose protein sequence is MWDSVAWAQGTSGSTGAGGGLLSLVPFVLIFVIFYFMLILPQQKRQKQLKTMMETLKKGDKVVTASGIWGTITNLGKDTVTLQIADTTKIKIQKEHIARLRGEEED, encoded by the coding sequence ATGTGGGATTCGGTGGCATGGGCTCAGGGAACATCGGGGAGCACAGGCGCAGGAGGTGGTCTTCTCTCGCTGGTCCCGTTCGTCCTGATTTTCGTCATTTTCTATTTCATGCTGATTCTGCCGCAGCAAAAACGCCAGAAGCAGTTGAAGACGATGATGGAAACGTTGAAGAAGGGCGACAAGGTGGTCACGGCATCCGGAATCTGGGGGACCATTACGAATTTAGGAAAAGACACGGTGACGCTCCAGATCGCGGACACGACCAAAATCAAAATCCAGAAAGAGCATATCGCTCGGCTGCGCGGTGAAGAAGAAGACTGA
- the tgt gene encoding tRNA guanosine(34) transglycosylase Tgt, with the protein MLTFRITHEESGGRARVGVLTTARSEIATPAFMPVGSLGNVRSVDGEELLKMGYGLILNNAYHLYLRPGHKVVEELGGVHGFTAWPGAILTDSGGFQVFSLAKFCKVSDEGVMFQSHIDGSSRFISPETSIEIQEALGADIIMAFDHVVALPSSLDQVRDASKRTSLWARRCVSAKRRTDQSLFGIVQGGLDAGLRVESARDLVSVGFDGYAVGGLSVGEDKADMYGMLDVTVPELPSAKPRYLMGVGMPEDLVEGVARGVDMFDCVVPSRHGRTGWLFTSFGRVVIKQARYARDEQPIDPACRCPVCTRYTRAYLHHLFGVKEMLGARLNTIHNLWFFAKLMEEIRSAVRGGTFQEFRREFHRTYVVDRPADDGRSDIQNTNGS; encoded by the coding sequence ATGTTAACCTTCCGCATCACCCATGAAGAATCCGGCGGCCGTGCGCGCGTCGGTGTGTTGACGACCGCCCGCAGTGAGATCGCGACGCCGGCGTTTATGCCGGTCGGTTCGCTGGGCAATGTGCGCAGTGTCGATGGAGAGGAATTGCTCAAGATGGGATATGGCCTCATCTTGAATAACGCCTATCACTTATATCTTCGCCCCGGCCATAAAGTGGTGGAAGAGTTGGGCGGGGTGCATGGGTTTACGGCATGGCCCGGCGCGATTCTCACCGATAGTGGGGGGTTCCAGGTCTTCAGTTTGGCAAAGTTTTGCAAGGTCTCCGATGAAGGGGTGATGTTCCAATCTCATATCGATGGGTCGTCGCGGTTTATCAGCCCGGAAACCTCCATCGAAATTCAGGAAGCCTTAGGCGCGGACATTATCATGGCGTTCGATCATGTCGTGGCATTGCCGTCCTCCCTGGATCAAGTTCGAGATGCCTCCAAGCGGACGTCGCTCTGGGCGCGCCGGTGCGTCAGTGCTAAGCGGCGGACGGATCAATCGTTATTTGGGATCGTTCAGGGCGGCCTGGATGCCGGTTTGAGAGTGGAGTCGGCGCGTGATCTGGTCTCGGTGGGGTTTGACGGATATGCCGTCGGTGGATTGTCGGTAGGCGAGGACAAGGCCGACATGTATGGCATGTTGGATGTCACGGTGCCCGAGTTGCCGTCGGCCAAGCCTCGTTATTTGATGGGCGTGGGCATGCCCGAGGATCTGGTTGAAGGGGTGGCGCGCGGGGTCGATATGTTCGATTGCGTCGTGCCGTCGCGTCATGGACGCACAGGCTGGTTGTTTACTTCGTTCGGGCGTGTGGTGATCAAGCAGGCTCGGTATGCGCGTGATGAACAGCCTATCGATCCGGCTTGCCGGTGTCCGGTGTGCACGCGGTACACCCGGGCGTACTTGCACCACTTGTTCGGCGTCAAAGAAATGTTGGGCGCCCGGCTGAATACGATTCACAACTTATGGTTTTTTGCGAAGTTGATGGAGGAGATCCGGAGCGCCGTTCGAGGCGGAACCTTTCAGGAGTTTCGCCGTGAATTTCATCGGACGTATGTCGTGGATCGGCCGGCCGATGATGGTCGATCGGACATTCAGAATACGAACGGGTCTTAA